Part of the Candidatus Anoxymicrobium japonicum genome, CGCTTCAAAGAAATAACCGAGTCCTACGAGGTGCTGTCCGACGACAAAAAGCGGCAGGAGTACGATTCCGGGCGGTTGTTCGGAGCGCAAGGGGGGTTCGACGGTTGGGGCGGCGCTGGCGGAGGGGCGCAGGGGTTCAGCTTCGAGGGGGATCTCGGCGACATCTTCAATCTGTTTGGTGGCGGCCGCGCGTCGGCCGGGAGGCCGGGCGGCAGGCGAGGGACGCGTGGCGATGATGTCGAGGTGCGGGTGAACATGTCGTTCGACGATGCGCTAAAAGGCGCCAGCGTGCCCGTAACCATGACTCGCGATGTGATTTGTGAAGTGTGTAAAGGTCTCGGATCCTCGCCGGGAACTTTTCCTCAGACCTGCCCCACGTGTGGCGGCCGCGGTTCCGTAGCGGAGAGCCAGGGGTTGTTTGGCTTGAGCCGTCCGTGCCCGGCATGCCATGGCAAGGGACAGATAATTCAGGATCCATGCTCGAACTGCAAAGGGACAGGCCACCGCAGGCGCCCGAAGAAAATCAGGATACGCATCCCTGAGGGTGTGAGTGATGGGTCGCGCATATGCTTTCACGGAAAGGGCGAGCCGGGCGCGAATGGAGGGCCTCCAGGGGATCTGTACGTCGTGACCGGGGTCGAGAAACATCCGTACCTTGGAAAGCGTAACGCTGACATCACACTTGACTTGCCGTTGACGTATTCGGAGGCCGCGCTCGGCGCGCGGGTCGAGGTGCCTACAATTCACGGAAAGGTTAATCTCAATATACCGGCGGGCACGCAGAGTGGCAGAACCTTCCGCCTGAAGGGCAAAGGAGCTCCGCGGCTCAAGGGCAAGGGACAGGGTGATATGCTCATAACAGTAAGGGTCGTCGTTCCACAAAAGATAAACAAGGAAATGCGCCAGGCCGTGGAGAGACTTGGGGAGCTCGAGACCGGTGATGCGCGCGCCTTCCTGGAGCAGGAGTAAGAGACGATGGAGAAGGACCGGCGCCAGGGCGTATATGTCATTAGTGTCGCGGCCAGGCTAGCCGAAATGCATCCCCAGACGCTCAGGATGTACGAGCGCAGGGGGCTCCTCCACCCGGAGCGCGCGTTCAACAACAGGAGGCGCTACTCCGATGACGATCTGATGAGGTTGCGGCGTATCCAGGAGCTGACGAGCGAGGGGCTCAACCTATCGGGCGTCGTCAGAGTTCTCGCGATGGAAAAAGAGATGCGCGTTCTAAAGGACAAGATGGCGAACATGGAAGTCGAGATGACCGAGGCCCACAGGGTGATGCGGCAGGAGATACTGGATATCAAGAGCAGGATCGCTTTGAGGGTCAAGCCGGTGGCGAGCATAGTCCAGGTGAAAAAGGTTTCTCGTGAACGGCCGGGGCGCTAACGCTCTGTCCATGAATAGCTTTTAAAAGACTTGCGCGATGAGTGACATTTCCAGCAACAAAGAAGAAATTGCCAGCGCGCTTGAAGGCGCCAGCCGTCTTCTCGCGGATCGCTTTGGATATTCCAGGTTCTTGCCCGGTCAGGAGCGGGCGCTTCAATCCGTCTTCGCCGGCAGGCACCTGCTTGTTGTTATGCCTACTGGCAGTGGCAAGTCCATCATCTACCAACTCCCATCTCTGATGGACACGGGCCTGACGATCGTCGTGTCCCCGTTGATATCTCTGATGAAGAACCAGGTGG contains:
- the dnaJ gene encoding molecular chaperone DnaJ; the protein is MNGKDYYKTLGVAKDAGKEEIKKAYRKLAHKYHPDKNPNNKEAEDRFKEITESYEVLSDDKKRQEYDSGRLFGAQGGFDGWGGAGGGAQGFSFEGDLGDIFNLFGGGRASAGRPGGRRGTRGDDVEVRVNMSFDDALKGASVPVTMTRDVICEVCKGLGSSPGTFPQTCPTCGGRGSVAESQGLFGLSRPCPACHGKGQIIQDPCSNCKGTGHRRRPKKIRIRIPEGVSDGSRICFHGKGEPGANGGPPGDLYVVTGVEKHPYLGKRNADITLDLPLTYSEAALGARVEVPTIHGKVNLNIPAGTQSGRTFRLKGKGAPRLKGKGQGDMLITVRVVVPQKINKEMRQAVERLGELETGDARAFLEQE
- a CDS encoding MerR family transcriptional regulator, which encodes MEKDRRQGVYVISVAARLAEMHPQTLRMYERRGLLHPERAFNNRRRYSDDDLMRLRRIQELTSEGLNLSGVVRVLAMEKEMRVLKDKMANMEVEMTEAHRVMRQEILDIKSRIALRVKPVASIVQVKKVSRERPGR